A part of Victivallis lenta genomic DNA contains:
- a CDS encoding glycoside hydrolase family 36 protein — MKIACLIGEIELTGELGRWRPAAARETVEPGLELIRLDLECPEPETPPRLTVEWRMPLVDMHFLWQPNGAFVRKIPADWCAPLNSDLATSAPVLLLGSQSGENRLLFAVSEAMRPVRFKAGVHEESCEVICSVELFSRPEAPISSYHAELRLDFRPLFYADAIRDAFAWFAAFPEYVAAAVPPAAYEPFYSSWYSYHQELFAPELERECALAAQYGMKGLIVDDGWQTDDNRRGYAYCGDWEISKRRFPDMRAHVERIHRLGMKYLVWFSVPFVGDRSRNRERFRDKVLYRIPALETAVLDPRFPEVREFLISTYVKTLREWDIDGFKLDFIDSFRFEGEDPAIRENYAGRDFKSLPEAVNRLLSETRSRLERIRPGILIEFRQSYIGPAVRKYGNLFRAGDCPGDILSNRLSTIDLRLSSGNTAVHSDMLEWSARDTAENAALQLLNVIFSVPQISVRLAAIPEEHRNMLKFWLGFMRVHWEVLLFGKLTPYHPELNYPLVVAETDAETVIAVYGAGTEVRVPGRPGTCCWIVNGSGADQLLLDLPLPAREAVRFDATGRRISGAPLAAGLSRIPFSKSGLLELRF, encoded by the coding sequence ATGAAAATCGCGTGTTTGATTGGAGAGATCGAGCTGACCGGGGAGCTCGGCCGCTGGCGGCCGGCTGCCGCCCGGGAGACTGTTGAACCCGGGCTGGAACTGATCCGGCTTGACCTGGAGTGTCCGGAGCCGGAGACGCCGCCCCGGCTGACTGTCGAATGGCGCATGCCGCTCGTGGACATGCACTTCCTCTGGCAGCCGAACGGGGCTTTCGTCCGAAAAATTCCGGCCGACTGGTGTGCGCCGCTGAATTCCGACCTGGCGACCTCCGCGCCGGTGCTGCTGCTCGGCAGCCAGTCCGGGGAAAACCGTCTGCTGTTCGCCGTTTCCGAGGCCATGCGTCCCGTGCGGTTCAAAGCCGGAGTGCACGAGGAAAGCTGTGAAGTCATTTGCTCGGTCGAACTCTTTTCCCGTCCGGAAGCGCCGATTTCGTCGTATCATGCGGAGCTGCGGCTCGATTTCCGGCCGCTCTTCTATGCCGACGCGATCCGCGACGCCTTCGCCTGGTTTGCCGCCTTTCCGGAATATGTGGCCGCCGCCGTTCCGCCGGCCGCTTACGAGCCGTTCTACTCCTCCTGGTACAGCTACCACCAGGAGCTCTTCGCGCCGGAGCTGGAGCGTGAATGCGCGCTTGCCGCGCAGTACGGCATGAAAGGGCTGATCGTCGACGACGGCTGGCAGACCGATGACAACCGGCGCGGGTATGCGTATTGCGGCGACTGGGAGATTTCGAAGAGGCGCTTCCCCGACATGCGGGCGCATGTGGAACGGATTCACCGGCTCGGGATGAAATATCTGGTCTGGTTCTCCGTTCCGTTCGTGGGCGACAGGAGCCGGAACCGGGAGCGTTTCCGGGATAAAGTGCTTTACCGGATTCCGGCTTTGGAGACGGCGGTGCTCGACCCGCGCTTTCCGGAGGTGAGGGAGTTTCTGATCTCCACGTATGTGAAGACCTTGCGGGAGTGGGATATCGACGGCTTCAAGCTCGATTTCATCGACAGCTTCCGCTTCGAGGGGGAGGACCCCGCCATCCGGGAAAATTACGCCGGGCGGGACTTCAAATCGCTGCCGGAGGCGGTCAACCGCCTGCTTTCGGAAACCCGTTCGCGCCTGGAACGGATCAGGCCGGGAATCCTGATCGAGTTCCGCCAGAGCTATATCGGTCCGGCGGTGCGCAAATACGGTAATCTGTTCCGGGCCGGAGACTGCCCCGGCGATATTCTGTCCAATCGCCTGAGCACGATCGATCTGCGGCTGAGCTCCGGCAATACCGCGGTTCACTCCGACATGCTGGAGTGGAGTGCGCGGGATACGGCGGAAAACGCCGCGCTGCAGCTGCTGAATGTCATTTTCAGCGTGCCGCAGATCTCCGTCCGGCTGGCCGCCATTCCGGAGGAGCATCGGAACATGCTGAAGTTCTGGCTTGGTTTCATGCGCGTCCACTGGGAGGTCCTGCTGTTCGGGAAACTGACTCCGTACCACCCGGAACTCAATTATCCGCTGGTGGTTGCGGAGACGGACGCGGAAACGGTGATTGCCGTTTACGGCGCCGGGACGGAGGTACGGGTCCCCGGCAGGCCGGGAACGTGCTGCTGGATCGTCAACGGCAGCGGTGCGGATCAGCTGCTGCTGGACCTGCCGCTGCCGGCCCGGGAGGCCGTCCGGTTTGACGCGACCGGCCGGAGGATTTCCGGAGCGCCGCTCGCCGCCGGGCTTTCCCGGATACCGTTCTCGAAGTCCGGACTTCTGGAACTTCGGTTCTGA
- a CDS encoding sugar-binding protein, whose protein sequence is MNLKFLKLKGLLFCCLTAATATAQPPARVMLDDFTTITTWQNMGGTENPEENIYWSRCGSFPDASRPDGYCAKLTFDAAGREAEFGMGNNRVFLQKLDENAEGIRLQVNPCGFNTRFTADLKLSDGQLIRTAYVPASGDGWREIFIPFPKEKIAGRHPFSVYRLVVWFSGPARGEIFFDDVEVDFKKLPEDLAPLTAEPVYRKLGWRPGEQVTPEYLFRNRLSTPFSGEITVKGAGKEFTRKIELPPYGLCYQQFDFGSFDTQEPHPVAVAFGGEPLHLGWISVFEPNSGPVNKRPMWFSVEDQELNNCYEEGVLHASWLPQLGVDMIRAGLMGNAQMAKGKLRAEALRKLWTPPIEAGVKLLIDYAGYMPPWVIRPNPTSPLDCRWEEFDALMTEFAKFFGAMPEARYFEFINEPNLNHSRTMTDDYLTALSRLYPIFKKHAPHVKITTGGFCPAIPGSQPQFIERLLARPEIFDVIAYHEHGNYPHYRFTFDIVKKIAGPGHKPIINTEAATRSFMAAPREFYAQADQLVRKITYSKAVGMEYYNWFMMQDYWDKGIGADDTFSLVTVYNQPKPSFLAYAELIRQLSNRDFSGMAELDPLLEAFRFTGETDEVTVVWEKRRADGLKFVLRSDVPVLRTDIYGNTRTLKPQNGLVTVESASLPFYLKAPKGKLQAQPRLLSFRDGLAAVPGERVKTVVTLVNPLPQALRYRLKLGGRSFSGELKRGESREIPVNVTIPAEQLHGESVIPAELILSDRNGKVFEDSLPIPYVCCVEIPEKGAPEKTVVLDSPAALRELVFVPTIPRWSGKEDLSATLSFSWSGEGLHVRCRVTDQEHNGDHTGPHIWKNDSIQFGLDPMNGRNWSEYTFSLTGDGAAAWNHNPPEGFKSGKFDGACSVTRRGNLTEYSFTIPPERLGFELKDGTQFRIALLINDSDGGIRSRTMLFFDGLDGHKDTGKFGLVQLRSGRRK, encoded by the coding sequence ATGAATTTAAAATTTCTCAAACTCAAGGGGTTGCTGTTCTGCTGCCTGACGGCGGCCACCGCAACCGCGCAGCCGCCGGCCCGGGTGATGTTGGACGATTTTACGACCATCACGACCTGGCAGAACATGGGAGGCACCGAGAATCCTGAAGAAAACATCTACTGGAGCCGCTGCGGCAGCTTTCCGGACGCTTCGCGTCCCGACGGATATTGCGCAAAGCTCACCTTCGACGCCGCGGGACGGGAAGCCGAGTTCGGCATGGGCAACAACCGCGTCTTTCTCCAGAAGCTGGACGAAAATGCGGAAGGCATTCGCCTGCAAGTCAATCCATGCGGTTTCAACACCCGCTTTACGGCTGATCTCAAGTTGAGCGACGGACAGTTGATCCGTACTGCTTATGTACCCGCCTCCGGCGACGGCTGGCGCGAAATCTTCATCCCCTTTCCGAAAGAGAAGATCGCCGGACGCCATCCCTTCTCCGTTTACCGGCTGGTGGTGTGGTTCTCCGGCCCGGCCAGAGGGGAGATCTTCTTCGACGATGTCGAGGTGGATTTCAAAAAACTGCCGGAAGATCTCGCTCCGCTCACCGCCGAACCGGTTTACCGCAAGCTCGGCTGGCGCCCCGGCGAACAGGTGACGCCGGAATATCTGTTCCGCAACCGACTTTCCACGCCGTTCTCCGGCGAAATCACGGTAAAGGGAGCCGGGAAGGAATTCACCCGGAAGATCGAACTTCCTCCCTACGGGCTCTGCTATCAGCAATTCGATTTCGGCAGTTTCGACACGCAGGAGCCCCATCCGGTCGCCGTCGCGTTCGGCGGCGAGCCGCTGCATCTCGGCTGGATCTCGGTTTTCGAACCGAACAGCGGCCCGGTCAACAAGCGGCCGATGTGGTTTTCCGTCGAGGACCAGGAGCTGAACAACTGTTACGAAGAGGGAGTGCTGCACGCCTCCTGGCTGCCGCAGCTCGGCGTCGACATGATCCGCGCCGGCCTGATGGGCAACGCCCAGATGGCCAAAGGCAAATTGCGCGCCGAAGCGCTGCGCAAACTCTGGACGCCTCCGATCGAGGCCGGCGTCAAACTGCTGATCGATTATGCCGGGTATATGCCGCCGTGGGTGATCAGGCCGAACCCGACTTCGCCGCTCGACTGCCGCTGGGAGGAATTCGACGCGCTGATGACCGAATTCGCCAAATTCTTCGGCGCCATGCCGGAAGCGCGGTATTTCGAGTTCATCAATGAACCGAATCTCAACCACTCCCGGACGATGACGGATGATTATCTGACCGCCCTGAGCCGCCTGTATCCGATCTTCAAAAAACATGCTCCGCATGTAAAGATCACCACCGGCGGCTTCTGCCCGGCGATCCCCGGCTCGCAGCCGCAGTTCATCGAGCGCCTGCTGGCCCGCCCGGAGATCTTCGACGTCATCGCCTACCATGAGCACGGCAATTACCCGCACTACCGCTTCACGTTCGACATCGTGAAGAAAATCGCGGGCCCCGGCCACAAGCCGATCATCAATACGGAGGCCGCCACCCGTTCCTTCATGGCCGCCCCCCGGGAATTCTACGCCCAGGCCGACCAGCTGGTCAGGAAGATCACCTACAGCAAGGCGGTCGGCATGGAATATTACAACTGGTTCATGATGCAGGATTACTGGGACAAAGGCATCGGCGCCGACGACACCTTCAGCCTGGTGACGGTCTACAACCAGCCGAAACCCTCCTTCCTGGCTTACGCGGAACTGATCCGGCAGCTCTCCAACCGTGATTTCAGCGGCATGGCGGAGCTCGATCCGCTGCTGGAAGCCTTCCGCTTCACCGGAGAAACAGACGAAGTGACCGTCGTATGGGAAAAACGCCGGGCGGATGGGCTGAAATTCGTCCTCCGTTCCGACGTTCCGGTCCTCCGCACCGACATTTACGGCAACACCCGGACACTGAAGCCGCAGAACGGCCTGGTCACAGTGGAAAGCGCAAGTCTGCCCTTCTACCTGAAAGCACCGAAGGGAAAACTCCAGGCACAGCCCCGGCTCCTTTCCTTCCGGGACGGTTTGGCGGCGGTGCCGGGAGAACGTGTAAAGACGGTTGTGACCCTCGTCAATCCCCTGCCCCAGGCGCTGCGCTACCGGCTGAAGCTCGGCGGACGCTCTTTTTCGGGTGAGCTCAAGCGGGGAGAAAGCAGAGAAATTCCGGTGAATGTCACGATCCCGGCGGAGCAGCTCCACGGCGAAAGCGTGATTCCCGCCGAACTGATCCTTTCGGACAGAAACGGAAAGGTGTTCGAGGATTCGCTGCCGATTCCTTATGTCTGCTGCGTCGAAATCCCGGAGAAAGGCGCTCCGGAAAAGACGGTCGTGCTGGATTCTCCCGCCGCGCTGCGCGAACTGGTGTTCGTGCCGACCATCCCGCGCTGGAGCGGCAAAGAGGATCTCTCCGCGACGCTCTCCTTCAGCTGGTCCGGGGAAGGGCTGCATGTCAGATGCCGCGTGACCGACCAGGAGCACAACGGCGACCACACCGGCCCCCATATCTGGAAAAACGACAGCATCCAGTTCGGCCTCGACCCGATGAACGGCAGGAACTGGAGCGAATACACCTTCTCGCTCACCGGCGACGGCGCGGCCGCCTGGAACCATAATCCGCCGGAAGGATTCAAATCCGGAAAATTCGACGGAGCCTGTTCCGTCACCCGCAGGGGCAACCTGACCGAATACAGCTTCACGATTCCTCCGGAGCGGCTCGGCTTCGAGCTGAAGGACGGCACGCAATTCCGCATCGCCCTGCTGATCAACGACAGCGACGGCGGCATCCGCTCGCGCACGATGCTGTTCTTCGACGGGCTGGACGGCCACAAGGACACCGGCAAGTTCGGCCTTGTGCAGCTGCGTTCCGGGCGCAGGAAATAA
- a CDS encoding glutaminase family protein — translation MTQQRRYPAVPLVVHDPFFSVWSFSDRLTESWSCHWGGADSRLSGILRIDGRSLRFAGPDGGEAMEQTGCEVLPTRTIYTFSAGGVELKFTFLSPLLPDDPELLSRPLCYLVPEVRAIDGREHDVQFYLDCGADWIVNGAGRQVAGGRGEAAGLKLAFAGGLNDHPLRECGDIVKIDWGRLYLAAPADPATVLRYQKAEILRGSFCRDGSIDGCDDLLDPMTTLLFNWPVCAASHDFGRVGADPETLRLAVACDDIFAIEFLNEKLVDYWRKDGESFAAMLGRAFADYPGIERRAAEFDDRLLADCRKLGGENYAVLCAGAYRQAVAAHKLAADRRGRALFFSKENHSNGCIATVDVTYPSAPLFLLVAPELLEAMLVPIFEFLESRRWKCDFAPHDLGTYPLANGQYDCNPETQMPVEECGNMLLLAGALLKFGDRREFVGRHYGQLRKWAVYLVGNGMDPASQLCTDDFAGHLAHNANLALKAILGLGAFAQAAGILGETDDAEYFRAVAEKFAAEWLKAADGGECTRLAFDQAGSWSQKYNLVYDRLLELKLFPASLAEREVAFYRAHQNRYGLPLDSRADYTKLDWLLYCACLTGKDDDFQALLSPVIDFLKESPSRVPMTDWYDTGSGAQVGFQARSVVGGLFIRLLYDSETVASWRRGR, via the coding sequence ATGACACAACAGAGGCGTTATCCCGCTGTTCCGCTGGTCGTCCATGACCCCTTTTTCAGCGTCTGGAGCTTTTCCGACCGGCTGACCGAAAGCTGGAGCTGCCACTGGGGAGGAGCCGACAGCAGGCTCTCCGGCATTCTGCGGATCGACGGCCGAAGTTTGCGTTTCGCCGGTCCCGACGGCGGCGAGGCGATGGAGCAGACCGGCTGCGAAGTTCTGCCGACCCGGACGATCTATACCTTTTCGGCAGGCGGCGTCGAGCTGAAATTCACTTTCCTTTCGCCGCTGCTGCCGGATGATCCGGAACTTCTCAGCCGCCCGCTCTGCTATCTGGTTCCGGAGGTCCGCGCCATCGACGGCCGTGAACACGACGTGCAGTTCTACCTGGATTGCGGCGCCGACTGGATCGTTAACGGCGCCGGGCGTCAGGTTGCCGGCGGCCGCGGCGAAGCGGCCGGGCTGAAGCTGGCGTTTGCCGGCGGCCTGAACGACCATCCGCTCCGCGAATGCGGCGATATCGTCAAGATCGACTGGGGGCGGCTCTATCTGGCCGCTCCGGCCGATCCGGCAACCGTGCTGCGGTATCAGAAAGCCGAAATCCTGCGCGGGAGTTTCTGCCGGGACGGTTCCATCGACGGCTGCGACGATCTGCTTGACCCGATGACCACCCTGCTTTTCAACTGGCCGGTCTGCGCGGCGTCACATGATTTCGGCAGAGTCGGCGCCGACCCGGAGACGCTGCGGCTGGCGGTGGCCTGCGACGATATTTTCGCGATAGAGTTCCTGAATGAGAAGCTGGTCGATTACTGGCGCAAAGACGGAGAAAGTTTCGCCGCCATGCTGGGCAGGGCTTTTGCCGACTACCCCGGAATCGAGCGCCGTGCGGCGGAATTCGATGACCGGCTGCTTGCCGACTGCCGGAAACTCGGGGGCGAAAACTATGCCGTGCTCTGCGCCGGCGCTTACCGGCAGGCAGTCGCCGCCCATAAGCTGGCCGCCGACCGGCGGGGCAGGGCGCTGTTCTTCTCAAAGGAGAACCATTCCAACGGCTGCATTGCGACGGTCGACGTGACTTATCCTTCGGCGCCGCTGTTTCTGCTCGTCGCGCCGGAGTTGCTCGAAGCCATGCTGGTCCCGATATTTGAGTTTCTCGAATCGCGGCGCTGGAAATGTGATTTCGCCCCGCATGATCTCGGCACTTATCCGCTGGCCAACGGCCAGTACGACTGCAACCCGGAAACGCAGATGCCGGTCGAAGAATGCGGCAACATGCTGCTTCTGGCCGGAGCTCTGCTCAAATTCGGCGACCGCCGTGAATTCGTCGGCCGCCACTACGGACAGCTCAGAAAGTGGGCGGTTTACCTGGTCGGCAACGGCATGGACCCGGCTTCCCAGCTCTGTACCGACGATTTCGCCGGGCATCTGGCGCACAACGCCAATCTGGCGCTGAAGGCGATCCTCGGGCTGGGCGCTTTCGCGCAGGCGGCCGGAATCCTGGGAGAAACGGACGATGCGGAATATTTCCGCGCCGTTGCCGAGAAGTTCGCCGCTGAATGGCTGAAGGCCGCCGACGGCGGCGAATGCACCCGTCTGGCCTTCGATCAGGCGGGTTCCTGGAGCCAGAAATACAATCTGGTTTATGACCGGCTGCTCGAACTGAAGCTTTTTCCTGCGTCGCTGGCGGAGCGCGAGGTCGCCTTCTACCGGGCGCACCAGAACCGCTACGGACTGCCGCTCGACAGCCGGGCGGATTACACCAAGCTGGACTGGCTTCTCTACTGCGCCTGCCTGACCGGAAAAGATGACGATTTCCAGGCCCTGCTGTCTCCGGTGATCGATTTCCTGAAGGAGTCGCCCAGCCGGGTGCCGATGACCGACTGGTATGATACCGGAAGCGGGGCGCAGGTCGGCTTTCAGGCCCGTTCCGTGGTCGGCGGCCTTTTCATCCGGCTTCTCTACGATTCCGAAACCGTCGCGTCCTGGCGCCGCGGCCGCTGA
- a CDS encoding sodium:solute symporter family transporter — MTLLDWLIVTVPVLFVMGMGFYSRKYVKSVADFLVAGRLCGRYVISVGDVANALAIIGLVAYVEAQYKTGFALSFWNGFAMPLSIVIALTGYCTYRFRETRAMSLGQFLEMRYSRPLRIFAATLRSLSEMLANMIMPAVAARFFIYFFDLPERIGFFGCELPTFMLLVVLVLVMAITLICCGGTLTLVITDAIQGMFCYPLLVVMIVFVLYRFSWSTEIVPVMMDRVAGESFLNPFDVDEMRDFNVFMLVVTFTTMIVHQASWIGAGITSAAKSPHEQKMAGLLGTWRNMLGVIFYLLVAVAVIVVLNHGSFSHEAREIRTRLSTRIADGLVPDDGMRSKLVAGLRDIPEQKHVIGRDAPLADRNNLDTAYLETVHRTLQETGNGNAVFQEFRTLYYQLMLPVAMRELLPPVILGLFALLLVLAMLSTDDTRIYSASLTITQDVIVPLCGKPLRPESHIRVIRLVSIGVGVFFFCGSYFMSQLDYINLFVTLMTSIWLGGCAPVMIFGLYSRFGTTAGAFTSLITGMVMAVGGVLIQRNWADTIYPFLDGNGLAVAVGNALETLSGPFHPWIVWKMDAVKCPVNSYEFYFLTMIVTFVLYCLVSYATCREPFNLDRMLHRGKYAIDGTKRFKLHWSPREFFANVIGITPEYTRGDRVIAWGLFGYSFVYSFCLAFLGVLLWNLFSPWPLEWWGHYFFVVQLAIPLVLAAVTTVWFGIGGVRDLFRLFRDLESRTAVNDLDNGVVEGHMSLADKAELESVDRGGRRDAE; from the coding sequence ATGACTCTTCTTGACTGGCTGATTGTGACAGTTCCCGTGCTCTTTGTGATGGGAATGGGATTTTATTCCCGCAAATACGTGAAAAGCGTGGCCGATTTCCTGGTCGCGGGGCGGTTGTGCGGGCGGTATGTGATCAGCGTCGGCGACGTGGCCAACGCGCTGGCCATCATCGGGCTGGTCGCCTATGTGGAAGCGCAGTACAAAACCGGCTTTGCCCTGAGCTTCTGGAACGGCTTTGCGATGCCGCTGAGCATCGTGATCGCCCTGACCGGATACTGCACTTACCGCTTCCGCGAAACCCGGGCGATGTCGCTGGGCCAGTTCCTCGAAATGCGCTACAGCCGCCCGCTGCGCATTTTCGCCGCGACGCTGCGGTCGCTCTCGGAAATGCTGGCCAATATGATCATGCCCGCGGTGGCGGCGCGTTTTTTCATCTACTTCTTCGATCTGCCTGAACGCATCGGGTTTTTCGGCTGCGAGCTGCCGACCTTCATGCTTCTGGTGGTTCTGGTGCTGGTGATGGCGATCACCCTGATCTGCTGCGGGGGAACCCTGACGCTGGTGATCACCGATGCGATTCAGGGCATGTTCTGCTATCCGCTGCTGGTGGTGATGATCGTGTTCGTGCTGTACAGATTTTCATGGAGCACTGAAATCGTGCCGGTCATGATGGACCGCGTGGCCGGCGAAAGCTTTCTGAACCCCTTCGACGTCGATGAGATGCGCGATTTCAACGTGTTCATGCTGGTCGTCACCTTTACCACGATGATCGTGCATCAGGCCAGCTGGATCGGGGCGGGAATCACCTCTGCCGCGAAATCTCCGCACGAACAGAAGATGGCCGGCCTGCTCGGCACCTGGCGCAATATGCTCGGGGTGATCTTTTATCTGCTGGTCGCGGTGGCGGTGATCGTCGTGCTCAACCACGGCAGTTTCTCCCATGAGGCCCGGGAGATCCGCACCCGGCTCTCGACCCGCATCGCGGACGGACTTGTCCCGGATGACGGGATGCGTTCGAAGCTGGTCGCCGGCCTCCGCGATATTCCGGAGCAGAAGCATGTGATCGGCCGCGACGCTCCGCTTGCCGACCGGAACAACCTGGATACCGCATATCTTGAAACGGTCCACCGGACTTTGCAGGAGACCGGGAACGGCAATGCCGTTTTCCAGGAGTTCCGCACCCTCTATTATCAGCTGATGCTGCCGGTCGCCATGCGCGAGCTTCTGCCGCCGGTGATCCTCGGGCTTTTCGCGCTGCTGCTGGTGCTGGCCATGCTCTCCACCGACGACACGCGCATTTACAGCGCTTCGCTGACGATTACGCAGGACGTGATCGTTCCGCTGTGCGGAAAACCGCTCAGGCCGGAGTCGCATATCCGGGTGATCCGGCTGGTGTCGATCGGCGTCGGCGTCTTTTTCTTCTGCGGCTCGTACTTCATGTCGCAGCTGGACTACATCAACCTGTTCGTGACGCTGATGACCTCCATCTGGCTGGGCGGCTGCGCTCCCGTGATGATTTTCGGTCTTTACAGCCGGTTCGGCACCACGGCGGGGGCTTTCACCTCGCTGATCACCGGAATGGTCATGGCGGTCGGCGGAGTTCTGATCCAGCGGAACTGGGCCGATACGATCTATCCGTTTCTGGACGGCAACGGGCTGGCGGTCGCGGTGGGGAATGCGCTCGAGACGCTCTCCGGACCCTTCCACCCCTGGATCGTCTGGAAGATGGATGCGGTCAAATGCCCGGTCAACTCCTACGAATTTTATTTCCTCACCATGATCGTGACCTTCGTGCTCTATTGCCTGGTTTCGTATGCGACCTGCCGGGAGCCGTTCAACCTCGACCGCATGCTCCACCGCGGAAAATATGCGATCGACGGGACGAAGCGGTTCAAACTCCACTGGTCGCCGCGCGAATTTTTCGCGAATGTGATCGGCATAACGCCGGAGTACACCCGCGGCGACCGGGTCATCGCGTGGGGATTGTTCGGCTACAGCTTCGTCTACTCCTTCTGCCTGGCATTTCTGGGGGTGCTGCTCTGGAATTTGTTCTCGCCGTGGCCGCTGGAGTGGTGGGGACACTACTTCTTCGTGGTTCAGCTGGCGATCCCGCTGGTACTGGCGGCGGTAACCACCGTCTGGTTCGGCATCGGGGGAGTCCGGGACCTTTTCCGGCTGTTCCGGGACCTCGAAAGCCGCACCGCCGTCAACGACCTCGACAACGGCGTCGTGGAGGGGCACATGTCTCTCGCCGACAAAGCCGAGCTGGAATCCGTCGACAGGGGCGGACGGCGGGATGCCGAATAG
- a CDS encoding alpha/beta hydrolase produces MSIKGVPEELRFSSGVTGAGAGNPEYLLWELPAPFARDGDCVVTERFLASEDGIDRLTDVVRPTLTFFPASGRGPHPAVLVCPGGGYEILAWNHEGRDICGWLNSIGFSAFLLKYRCPDRREAAHADAARAMRFIRFHAESFHIQPDRTGCLGFSAGAHLTASIAAPAEPVPYAPVDDADRLPFRPDFTALIYPAYLCDDALAPAPEFRIDSGTPPAFMVQAEDDQVRVENSLGWFRALKRASVQAELHIFAEGGHGYGILRSGRPVADWPLLAAGWLRRQADMP; encoded by the coding sequence ATGAGTATCAAAGGTGTCCCGGAGGAGTTGCGCTTCTCTTCCGGCGTGACCGGCGCGGGAGCCGGCAATCCGGAGTATTTATTGTGGGAGTTGCCCGCTCCTTTCGCCCGGGACGGGGATTGTGTTGTCACGGAACGTTTTCTGGCGTCGGAGGACGGGATCGACCGGCTGACGGACGTCGTCCGGCCGACGCTGACCTTCTTCCCGGCCAGCGGCCGGGGACCGCACCCGGCGGTGCTGGTCTGTCCGGGCGGCGGCTATGAGATTCTGGCCTGGAACCATGAAGGCCGCGATATCTGCGGCTGGCTTAATTCGATCGGTTTTTCCGCTTTTCTGCTGAAATACCGCTGCCCGGATCGCCGGGAGGCCGCGCACGCCGACGCCGCGAGAGCGATGCGTTTCATCCGCTTCCATGCGGAATCGTTTCATATCCAGCCGGATCGGACGGGTTGTCTCGGCTTCTCGGCGGGAGCGCACCTGACGGCGTCGATTGCCGCCCCCGCGGAGCCGGTGCCGTATGCGCCGGTTGACGATGCGGACCGGCTGCCGTTCCGGCCGGATTTCACCGCGTTGATTTATCCGGCCTATCTCTGCGACGACGCTCTTGCGCCGGCGCCGGAATTCCGTATCGACTCCGGAACTCCTCCGGCTTTCATGGTTCAGGCGGAGGATGACCAGGTCCGCGTAGAGAATTCGCTCGGCTGGTTCCGCGCCCTGAAACGGGCATCGGTTCAGGCGGAGCTTCATATTTTTGCCGAAGGCGGGCATGGTTACGGCATTCTCCGCAGCGGCAGGCCGGTAGCGGATTGGCCTTTGCTTGCCGCCGGCTGGCTGAGGCGGCAGGCGGACATGCCCTGA
- a CDS encoding GDSL-type esterase/lipase family protein — MNSPFRQSEVFNLGICGARTGDIIRRELPEALSLGGEVFLLLAGTNDMLGDAGHGVSPEEYESNMRYLISALSAAGRVMVLTIPPVAEEREYQLQPAEKWTETPTERIALGNAVIERLEKELQLSVCDIHRIFSRFDLDSFDSPLRNPANSGAVDSVHPTAEGYRMMARALYRRFQEFDWHPRRVVCLGDSITCGAYMEGQGSATGETYPAFLKRLLDGDAPAAVHFASQD, encoded by the coding sequence ATGAATTCACCGTTTCGTCAATCGGAAGTTTTCAACCTCGGCATCTGCGGAGCCAGGACCGGCGACATCATCCGCCGGGAATTGCCGGAGGCGCTGTCTCTGGGAGGAGAGGTTTTCCTCCTGCTGGCCGGAACCAACGATATGCTCGGGGATGCCGGTCACGGAGTTTCTCCGGAGGAGTACGAGAGCAACATGAGATATCTGATTTCCGCACTCTCGGCGGCGGGCAGGGTGATGGTGCTGACCATCCCGCCCGTGGCGGAGGAGCGGGAGTACCAGCTCCAGCCTGCGGAGAAATGGACGGAAACGCCGACGGAGCGCATTGCACTCGGCAATGCGGTCATCGAGCGTCTGGAGAAGGAGTTGCAGCTTTCTGTGTGCGATATTCACCGGATTTTCTCGCGTTTCGACCTGGACAGCTTCGACTCCCCGCTGCGCAATCCGGCCAACAGCGGAGCGGTTGACAGCGTGCATCCGACCGCCGAAGGATACCGGATGATGGCCCGGGCGCTGTACCGGAGGTTTCAGGAGTTTGACTGGCATCCGCGCCGGGTGGTCTGTCTGGGGGACAGCATCACCTGCGGCGCCTATATGGAAGGGCAGGGGAGTGCGACGGGCGAAACTTATCCGGCTTTTCTGAAGCGGCTGCTGGATGGAGATGCGCCGGCCGCCGTTCATTTTGCATCACAGGATTAG